DNA sequence from the Brevundimonas sp. NIBR10 genome:
TGTTCGACACCTGGATCGAGATGGGCGCCGACCTGACCATCACAAACCGCCGCGTCTCGGGTGGCGAGGACGTCGGCGACATCACCGCCCGCCACTCGGCGCTGAAGGGCGTGGTCGTGCCGGAGGCGCGCGCCGCCTCCATGATCGACGAATACCCCATCCTGGCCGCCACCGCCGCCTTCGCCGAGGGGCGGACGGTCATGCGCGGCGTGGGCGAGATGCGGGTCAAGGAAAGCGACCGCATCACCCTGATGGTCAACGGCCTGCGCGCCTGTGGCGTCGCGGTCGAGGAAGAGGCCGAGGGCTTCATCGTGACCGGCGGCCCGGTCGCGGGCGGCGCGACCGTCGCCACGGCCCACGACCACCGTATCGCCATGAGCCATCTGGTGCTTGGTCTGGCGGCTCAGGCCCCGGTCTCGGTTCTTGATCCCGAAATGATCGCCACCAGTTTCCCGGGCTTCGTCGAGACGATGCGGGGTCTGGGCGGAGACGTGACGGAGGCCGGGTGACCCGCCGCCTGATAACGTCCGGGTCCACCTTCGAGGCCGAGATCGGCTACTCGCGGGCGGTGGTGGACGGCGGCTGGGTCTTCGTGTCGGGCACGACCGGCTTCGACTATGCCGACATGACGATTTCGGACGATGTGGCGGCCCAGGCTGACCAGACGCTGAGGAACATCGGTGCGGCCCTGACCGAAGCGGGTGCGTCATTCACTGACGTCGTCCGGGTCCGCTACATCCTGCCTGATGCGGCCGACTTTCCCGCCTGCTGGCCCGCCCTTCGCGCGGCCTTCGGTGACGTCCGCCCCGCCGCCACCATGATCCAGGCCGGCCTCGCCGACCCGCGCATGAAGATCGAGATCGAGGTCACGGCGCGGATCAGGGCGGATTGACACAATGTCGCCTATAGACGACAATCGGTCTATCAACGTCGAACTCTCACCTCGTTTTGTCGCGTGGCGAGACGGCCTGCGTGATCGGTTGGCCGTGGCGAAGATCGCCTCACGGATCTTGGGGCTCAAGCGCGGCCATTGGGGAGACGTGAAGCCGGTTGGAGGCGGTGTAAGCGAGTTGAGAATCCATTCCGGCCCCGGCTATCGCATCTACTTGACCCGTCGTGGCGCGGACTGGATCGTTTTGCTGTGCGGCGGCGACAAGGACAGTCAGGCCCGTGACATTGCAGCGGCAAAATCCATGGCCTCGGAGTTTAGAGATGCCGATTGAAACCATCCCTTTCGACGCCGCCGACTGGCTCGAGACGCCAGAAATGGTTGAGGCGTTTCTGATCGAGTCATTTGAAAGCGCTTTTGAGCTCGATGACCCCGGCATGATTTCCGAGGCCCTCGGCGTCGTCGCCCGCGCCAGGGGCATGACCAGGATGGCCGAGGATGCGAACCTGTCCCGTACGGCCCTTTATCGCGCGCTCAGCGATCAGGGACGGCCCGAACTGGCGACCATCTTCAAGGTGATGCAGGCCCTGGGTCTGCGACTCGCCCCCGTGCGGGTGGACACCGCCGCCTGATGGATTTCGTGATCGCTGTCGATGGACCCGCCGCGTCGGGCAAGGGGACCGTCGCCGCGCGACTGGCGCGGACCTATGAGCTACCGTTCCTGGATACGGGCCTGCTGTACCGTGCCGTCGGCATGGGGGTGCTCGATGCCCATGGCGACCTTGACGACCCGAACGCGGCCGAAGGCGTGGCGCGAGCGCTGGACGCGGCAGGTCTTTCGGACGACGCCCGCCTGACCACCGGCGAGGCCGGCGAGGCAGCCAGCCGGATCGCAGGCTATCCGGGTGTCCGCGCGGCCCTGCTGGACCTGCAACAGGCCTTTGCCCATCAGCCGGGCGGCGCGGTCCTGGACGGCCGCGACATCGGCACGGTGATCGCGCCGGCTGCTCCGGCCAAACTGTTCGTCACCGCGACACCCGAGACCCGCGCCACCCGTCGCTGGAAACAGCTGACGGCCAAGGGCGACGACATCTCCTATGAGGCGATGCTGGCCGATATCCTCAAGCGCGACGAGCGGGACGCCGGGCGGGGCGCGGCCCCCATGGTCCAGGCCGATGACGCGGTCTTGCTGGACACGACCGATATGGATATAGAGGCCGCCTTCGATGCGGCCCGCCGTATCGTCGAGGCGGCGCGCGTCCGACACGGCTTCTAGGCCCGTCAGGCAAATCCAACGCTCCCATCCTCGGCTTCCGCGGGCGTTCTGCTTCATCTGTTTCGGGTGAGACTCGCGTCGATGCGACTTGATTTCCAACTTCTCCTTTACCTCGCGCGGGGCCATCCGGTCACGCGCCATAGCCCTTTCGGAAACGCCACAGCTTCATGTCTGATACCCTCAACCCCACCCGCGACGATTTCTCGGCGCTGCTTGACGAACAACTGCAAGGCCGCGATCTCGGCGAAGGCCAGGTCGTTCACGGCCGCGTCGTCGGCATCGAAAAAGACATCATCATCATCGACGTCGGTCTGAAGACCGAAGGCCGTATCCCGGCCCGCGAGTTCGGCATCGGCGAAGGCTCGGTGATCCCCAAGGTCGGCGACGACGTTGAAGTCTATCTCGAGCGCGTCGAGAACGCCCTGGGTGAGGCCGTCATCAGCCGCGACAAGGCCCGTCGCGAAGAAGCCTGGACCCGTCTGGAAGTCGTGTTCGCCGAGGGCGTGCCGGTCAACGGTGCCATCGTCGGTCGCGTCAAGGGCGGCTTCACCGTCGACCTGGGCGGTGCCTCGGCCTTCCTGCCGGGTTCGCAAGTGGACATCCGCCCCGTGCGCGACGTCGGCCCGCTGATGGGCAAGGAACAGCCGTTCCAGATCCTGAAGATGGACCGCCCGCGCGGCAACATCGTCGTCTCGCGTCGCGCGATCCTGGAAGAAGCCCGCGCCGAACAGCGCACGGAGCTGGTCGGCCAGCTGCAAGAGGGTGAAGTCCGCGACGGCGTCGTCAAGAACATCACCGACTACGGCGCGTTCGTGGACCTGGGCGGCATCGACGGCCTGCTGCACGTCACCGACATGAGCTGGAAGCGCGTCTCGCACCCCTCGCAGGTGCTGGCCGTCGGCGACACCGTCAAGGTCCAGATCGTCAAGATCAACCCCGACACCCAGCGCATCAGCCTCGGCATGAAGCAGCTGCAGTCCGATCCGTGGGACGGCGTCGAAGCCAAATATCCCCCCGGTGCCAAATACACGGGCCGCATCACCAACATCACCGACTACGGCGCATTCGTTGAGCTGGAAGCCGGCGTTGAAGGCCTGGTGCACGTCTCGGAAATGTCCTGGACCAAGAAGAACGTCCACCCGGGCAAGATCGTCTCGACCTCGCAGGAAGTCGACGTCGTGGTTCTGGATGTCGACGCCTCCAAGCGCCGCATCTCGCTGGGCCTCAAGCAGGCCCAGGACAACCCGTGGGATGCGTTCGTCGCCGCCAACCCGATCGGCTCGACCGTCGAGGGCGAAGTCAAGAACGCCACCGAGTTCGGCCTGTTCATCGGCCTGGACAACGACATCGACGGCATGGTCCACCTGTCCGACCTGGACTGGAACGTCTCCGGCGAAGAAGCCATCCAGCGTTACCGCAAGGGCGAGATGGTCAAGGCCAAGGTCCTGGACGTCGACGTCGAGAAGGAACGCGTCTCGCTCGGCATCAAGCAGCTGGGCGGCGATCCGATCGCCGAGGGCGACACCTATCGCAAGGGCCAGACGGTCACCGTGACCGTCACCTCGATCGAGTCGGGCGGCATCGAAGTCAAGTTCGGCGAGGATGACGCGCCGGTCACCAGCTTCGTGCGCAAGTCGGACCTGAGCCGCGACCGCAACGAGCAGCGCACCGAGCGTTTCGCCGTCGGCGACCGCGTCGATGCCCAGATCACCGCCGTGGACAAGGCCTCGCGCCGCATCTCGGTGTCGATCAAGGCGCTGGAAATGAAGGACGAGGCCGAGGCCATCGAACAGTTCGGATCGTCCGATTCGGGCGCTTCGCTGGGCGACATCCTGGGCGCCGCCCTGCGCGAGAAAGCCAAGCAGGACTGAATTGTCGTAGAGCCTACGTTCGGCTCGCGGAGCCTCACGACTTGAGGCTCGCTACGATGAGATGAGACAGAGGGCGGCCGGAGCGATCCGGCCGCCCTTTTTCTTTGCCGCCGAAAAATTTCCACTGTGTACGGTGGGTGACATTCACCATCTTTGGAACCTTATGTGACCTTTCCGGGCTTTTTCGCGCGCCCGGCGAAGGTTAGGGTGTTTTCGTGGGCGCAGGGGACGGCGACCACACACGCTCCTGGAGGGCTGGCAAGGTGAGGTCCTGCGCATGATCAAGTCAGAGTTGATCGAAAAGCTGGCGGCTGAGAATACGCACCTGACCCATGCCGAGGTCGAGCGCGTGGTCAATATCGTGCTGGGCCGGATGACCGACGCCATGTCCGAAGGCGGACGGGTTGAGCTGCGCGGCTTCGGTGCCTTTTCCGTGCGCTCGCGTCCGGCGCGTGCCGGGCGTAACCCCCGCACCGGCGAGACGGTCGATGTCCCGGCCAAGTCCGTGCCCTTCTTCAAGAGCGGCAAGGAGCTGCGCGAGCGGCTGAACGCCTCGGGCGACGCCTGATTGCAGGGACGGCCCAGGTCTTTGGGTTGAACGGCAGGGCGAACTGGCTTTCAGTGAGCCCATCACTCACCCAAGGGCATAGAGAATGAGCCTCGTCTCCGAGTTTCGCGAGTTCGCGATCAAGGGCAATGTCGTCGATCTGGCCGTCGGGGTCATCATCGGCGCGGCGTTCAACGGCATCGTCAAGAGCTTGGTCGATCAGGTCGTCATGCCGCCGATCGGCCTGCTGACCGGCGGCATCGACTTCTCCAAGCTGGAATGGGTGCTGCGGCCCGAGAACGGGGCGACCGAGGAGATCGAGAAGGTCTCGGTCATGTACGGTGCCTTCCTGAACACGGTGATCCAGTTCGCCATCGTCGCCTTCGTGGTCTTCATGATCGTCAAGGGCATCAACAAGCTGCGTCGCCAGGAGGCCGAGGCCCCCGCCGCCCCGGCCGCGCCCACGGCGACCGAGGCCCTGCTGATGGAAATCCGGGACGAGCTGAAGGCCCGGCCTCAGGTCTGACGGACAGGGACTGGCGTCCGTTCGCCGCGCTTTTTCCGCACCGGCACGGGTCGCTGGCAGAAGGCGTGGTCGGCGTCGAACGGCGTCGGCGACCAGGCGTGATGGTCGGGTCCGCCCGCGTTGAACCGCACATGGCTGTGACCCCAGCCGCCTTCGCGCCGCGCGCCGGTCGCCCAGGGCCCCAGACGGCGCAACAGGTCCTCGCCCAGAACCTGTAGCCTGACCTTGGCGGCACCCAGGGCCCGGCCCTCGGCCATCAGGGCCTGCATCAGGGCGGGAATCGCCTTGGCGTCGCCTTCCAGGGCGACGAGGTCCAGGATTTCCAGGATTGCAGGCTCGATCGGATTGGCCTTGGCCATCAGGGCCATCGCATAGCCGGTGATGACGCCGTCGCGCCGGAAGGCGACCATCACCGGCGGGGTCTTCTGATCCGGATCGGCCATGCGCCAGCGCAGGATCTCGGGGCTGCGGTCGGCGATCAGCCGGCCCTCGGCCCTCAACGCCTCCCAGAAGGCCGCATAGTCGGAGCGGTCACCGAGATCGGTGACCGGCGAGACCTGCGACGGCAGGCGGGGCGTGCGCGGCGAGCCCAGGCGGCGGTGCATGAACCGCTCACGATAGGGGTCGGTCAGGTGTGGCGCGCGCTTGACCGCCTCGCGCAGGATACGTCCGTGCAGACAGTCGATCGGATCGATGATCCAGGACAGTTTCAGGTCATGGGTGCGCGGCGGCCAGGCGACCATGTCGTGGCGGCCATAGAGGGGTGCCGAACGGCTGTTGGCGTTGAAGGTGTAGGCGGCGAAGACGTGGGGCTGTCGATTGAACACCTTCAGCAGGTGACGGCTGGCCCCGCGCGCGCTGGGCGGCACGATGATCGAAAAGCCGGTCGCGCCGTGGAACAGGACGTCATCCTTCCAGAAGCGCTGGATCAGATTGCCGACGAAGGCCACCGGCGCATTCGCCGCATCCGTCACGACCCACCCCGTCGGGGCATCGATATCGGCGCGGGCCGGGTTGGCGTCGAGCCAGGCCCAGCCGGCCTTTGAACGCTCCGGCCACCAGACGGACCGGTGCAGGGCGTTGACGGCGTCGATGTCGGCGGGGGCGAAGGGTCGGGTCGTCATGGGGGATCCATTTCCTGTCCTGGGACAGGGCGGGGGTTCAGGCGGGTGTCACTGCATCGATCGGACCAGAACATCGCGACACGTAAAGGTTGAATTCTGATTTCCGGCAGGAAGCGGAGCGATTCAGGTTTGACTCTGCGGCGACCGGAACAAATAATGAACATTCAGGTTTCGAGCCCATGATGACCGTTCCGTCCCTCGCCCCGGATGTCGCCTGCCCGCCCCATTGCGAGGGACTGGAAGAGGTGTGCGCGGCGGGCGTGCGGGACATGGCGGGGGCCCTGGCCTTTGCCCTGGTGCGATTGCCGCACGCGGATCGAAGGCCTGTCTTGATGGCGCTGGGGCGGACGTGGCGGAGCGAGCATGGCCGGCCTTACGGGCCCGGATTGTCGAGCGTCGGGACAGGCAACAGGGCGTCCGGCCTGATCGTCGCCCATGTCGCCGGCGAGGCCGAGGGGCTGTGGGTCATGGAACAGGCACTGCGATCGGGTGCGGTCTCGGCCGTCCTGGCCACAGTGGAAGACGCGACCCTGGCCCAGACGCGGCGGCTGGAGTTCGCGGCCCGCGACGGGGCCTCGGCCGGTATCCTGCTGCGGCGGACGCAAGGGGGATTGAGCGCGGCCCGGCGGCGGTGGCGGATCACAACTCTGGCGAGTTTCGGGGCGACCCATGACGCCCGCGCGCCGGGCGGGTTTCGTCTCGATGCGGAACTGACCCGCAGCCGCCAGGAACGGCCGGGCGTCTGGCGACTGGAGCAGGATGATGAGACGTATCGTCTCCGTCTGGCTGATCGACTGGCCGGTGACGGTCTGGGCGAACGGGGCCGGACGGGTCTCGCCGCCTGAGCCCCCTGTCGGAACTCACGAGGGCCCACCCTTCGCCCTGATCGGACGCACCAGCCGGGGCGCGGTGATCCATGCCCTGAACGCGGCGGCGCGCGCGGCCGGCCTGTCGCGCGGCCAGACCCAGGCCGACGCCCGCGCCATCCTGCCCGCGCTGGAATGCCGTCCGGCCGACCCCGACGCCGACGAACGGGCGCTGCGGGCCCTGGCCGTCTGGGCCGAGCGGTGGTCGCCCTCGGTCACGGTCGATGCCTCGCCGGACGGGCTGGAGGGCCTGTTCATGGACGTGACCGGGGCGGCGCACCTGTTCGGCGGCGAAACGGGGCTGCTGGAGCAGGTCGAGCGCCGCATGGGCCAGGCCGGGGTCCGGGCCCGTGCCGCCATCGCCCCCACGCCCGGCGCGGCCTGGGCCGTGGCGCGCCATGGTCCGGCCGCCCGCGCGGCGCGGGTGGTCGCCGACGCCGCCTTGCGCGACGTCCTGTCCGGACTGCCGGTCGAGGCCCTGCGCATCGACGCCGCGACCCTGAAACAGGCCCGGCGGTTCGGCCTGTACCGGATCGGAGATCTCTATCCGATGCCCCGGGCCGGACTGGCGCGGCGGTTCCGCGAGGTCGACGGCGCAGGTCTGGTGCGACGTCTGGATCAGGCCCTGGGTCTGGCGGCCGAGGCGATGGAGCCGACCCGGCCGCCCCCCCGCTATCGCGCCTGGGAGGCCTATGCCGAGCCCCTGGGCGACACCGGGGGTGTCGAGGGGCGGGCTCCGGGCCTGATGGCCGATCTGGCGGCGGCGCTGGAGAAGGACGGCCAGGGCGCGCGGGCCCTGACCCTGACCGGGTTCCGCACCGACGGCCAGACGCGGGGCCTGTCGATCCGGTTGGGAACGCCCGGCCGCGACGCCGGAATATGGATGCGGCTGTTCCGCGAGCGGGGCTTCGAACGGATCGACCTGGGCTTCGGCATCGACGCCCTGATGCTGAGCGCCGACATGACCGAGCCCATGACGGCACGCCAGATCTCCACCGAGGACGAGGCCGCCGCCCGCCACGCCGAAAGCCTGGCCGCCCTGATCGACCGGCTGTCGGCCCGACTGGGCGAGGCCTCGATCCAGGTCGCCGAGCCGGGCGGCTCCTGGCTGCCCGAGCGGGCGGAACGCTGGCGACCGGCGCTGGGGGCGCGCCGGGCCCCTGCGCTCGCCGACGGCTGGGATCGTCGCGCCCGTCCCCTCCTGATGCTCGACCCGCCCGAGCCGATCGAGGTGGTCGCCGAATTGCCGGATCGGCCCCCGGCCCAGTTCACCTGGCGTCGCGTCGCGCGGCGGGTCACCCGCGCAGACGGCCCCGAACGCCTATCGCCCGAATGGTGGCGAACGCCTGCGGACAGCGCCGGGCCGCTGGAGCGCCGGCCGCGCACTCGCGACTACTACCGGATCGAGGACGACCAAGGGCTGCGTTACTGGCTGTTCCGCGAGGGTCTGTATGGCCGCGAATACGCCGGTTCGGCCGAGGAGCGCGCCCCCTCATGGTGGATGCACGGGATGTTCCCGTGATGGCCTGGTCCGGCGACTACGCCGAGCTCGGTGCCATGACCAACTTCAGCTTTCTGGAGGGGGCGTCGCATCCCGGCGAGATCATGTTCCAGGCGAAATCCCTGGGGCTGGCGGCGGTGGGGGTGGCGGACCGCAACACCCTGGCCGGGATGGTGCGGGCCCTGATGGGGAGCGAGGACGCGGACATCCCTCTGGTGGTCGGGTGTCGGCTGGGGTTCCTGGATGGGAGCGAACTGATCGTCTTCCCGCGCGACCGGGCCGCCTATGGCCGGCTGTGCCGCCTGCTGACCCTGGGCAAGAGCGAGATTCTGTCGGACCCGACCGCCCCCACGACGAACGTGGTCGCCCTGCGGCCCGACACGCCGTCGGCCACCGACACCCCCGAGCGCATCACCAAGGGCGAGACCCGGCTGACCTTCGACCAGGCGGTGGCTCATGGCGAGGGCATGATCGCCCTGGCCGTGGCCCCGATCGATCCGGATGCGGCCTTCGAGGCGCGGCTGAAGACATGGCGCGAGGCCTGGCCCGACACCCTGTACCTGGCTGCCCAACCCCTGTGGCGTGGTGACGACCGGGCGCGGCTGAACCGGCTGGCGGCCATGGCGATCCGGACGGCTGCGCCGATGATCGCCACCAATGCGGTGATGTACCACCACCCCGACCGCCGCCCCTTGCAGGACGTCCTGACCTGTATCCGCGAGGGCACCACCATCGACGCGGCGGGCCTGAGGCTTCAGGCCAATGCCGAGCGGTTCCTGAAGCCCACGCAGGAGATGGCCCGTCTGTTCAAGGGCCACGAGGCGGCGCTGGAGCGGACGATGGAGGTGGTACGGGCGTGCCGGTTCTCCCTGCGCGAACTCAGCTACGACTATCCGGACGAACCCGTGCCGCCGGGCTGGTCGCCTCAGCGGTGGCTGATCCGGCTGACCTGTCTGGGGGCCCGCGAGAAATGGCCTCGCGCCAGGGGGCCGGTTTCAACCCATGTCGTGCGGACCATCAGGAAGGAACTGCGGCTGGTGCGCCAGCTGAAGTACGCCCCCTATTTCCTGACCGTCCACGACATCGTCGCCTGGGCCAGGGATCCGGAGCGCGACATCCTGTGTCAGGGGCGGGGGTCGGCGGCCAACTCGGTGATCTGCTTCTGTCTGAAGATCACCAATGTCGATCCGACCAGCCAGAACATGCTGATCGAGCGGTTCATCTCGGCCGACCGGTCCGAACCGCCCGACATCGACGTCGATTTCGAGCACGAGCGGCGCGAGGAGGTGATGCAGTACGTCTATCGCCGCTATGGCCGCGACCGGGCCGGGATCGTGGCGACCATCATCCACTATCGGCCGCGCTCGGCGATCCGCGATGTGGGCAAGGCCCTGGGCCTGACCGAGGACGTCACGGCGCGGCTGGCCGACACCGTGTGGGGCTCCTACGGGTCCGAGGTAAAGGACCGGGACGTGGACCGGGCCGGGTTCCGGCGCGACGACCCGCGGTTCCAGATGGCGCTCGACCTGACCGCCGAACTGATCAAATTCCCGCGCCACCTGTCCCAGCACGTCGGCGGCTATGTGCTGAGCCAGGGTCCGCTGTGCGAGATCGTGCCGATCGGCAACGCGGCCATGGCGGACCGCACCTTCATCGAATGGGACAAGGACGACATCGATCATCTGAAGCTGATGAAGGTCGATGTGCTGGCACTGGGGATGCTGACGGCGCTGAAGCGGGCGTTCGACATGATCGCCGTCGATTACCGGCGGCCGCTGGACCTGCATTCGGTGCCGAGAGAGCGGGGCAAGGTCTATCGAATGCTGTGCAAGGGCGACTCCCTGGGCGTCTTCCAGGTCGAGAGCCGGGCCCAGATGGCCATGCTGCCGCGTCTGAGGCCCGAGGTCTTCTATGACCTGGTGGTCCAGGTCGCGATCGTCCGGCCCGGCCCGATCCAGGGCGACATGGTCCATCCCTATCTGAAGCGCCGGGCCGAGCGGCGGGCTGCGAAGGCGGCGGGGGTTCCCTTCGTCATCGACTATCCCAGACCGGCACCCGAACACGGCCCGCCGGACGAGCTGAAGCTGGTCCTCGACAAGACCCTGGGCGTGCCCCTGTTTCAGGAGCAGGCGATGAAGATCGCCATGGACGCGGCGACCTTCTCGCCCAGCGAGGCCAACGGCCTGCGCCGGGCCATGGCGACCTTCCGGCACATGGGGACCATCGGCCATTACGAGACCATCTTCGTCGGCCGGATGATCGCGCGGGGGTATGACCCGACCTTCGCCCAGAGATGCTTCGACCAGATCAAGGGGTTCGGCGAGTACGGCTTCCCGGAAAGCCACGCCTGTTCCTTCGCCCATCTGGTCTACCTCTCGGCCTGGGTGAAATGCCTGTATCCCGAGGTGTTCGCGGCCTGTCTGCTGAACAGCCAGCCGATGGGCTTCTATGCCCCGGCCCAGATCGTGCGCGACGCGGTGGAGCACGGCGTCGAGGTGCGGCACCCGGACGTCAACGCCAGCGACTGGGACTGCAGCCTGGAGCGGCGGCGAAAGGGGCGGCGGCGCGCCCTGCGGCTGGGCCTGAGGTCCATCGACGGCTTCCGGCGGGACTGGGCCGAGCGGATCATGCTGGTTCGGGCCGAGGCACCCTTCAACGATCTGGAGGACCTGCGGCTGCGGGCGAAGCTGCCACCGGCGGCCCTGGATCGGCTGGCGGAGGCGGACGCCTTCGGGTCGCTGAAGCTGTCGCGGCGGCAGGGGATGTGGGCGGCGAAAGGGGCACCACCGGCGTCCTCGGCCCCCCTGTTCGAGGCCATGGGGCTGGACGAGGCGGACGGCCGCCCGCCCGAGGCCCTGCCGAAACTGACCGCCGGCGAGGAGGTGGTCGGCGACTACCAGACCATCCGCCTGTCGCTGAAGGGCCACCCCGTCGCCTTCCTGCGCGAGCGTCTGGCCCAGGCGGGGGCGATGACGGCGCTGGACTATCAGGCGGCGCGCGAGAACCGGCGGGTGGCGGTCGGCGGGGTCGTGCTGGTGCGCCAGCGGCCGGGGTCGGCCAAGGGGGTGGTGTTCCTGACGCTGGAGGACGAGACGGGGGTCGCCAACCTGGTCGTCTGGCCCGACGTGTTTGAGCGGCTTCGGCCCATCGCCATGGGCGCTCGCATGATCCTGGCACGGGGCCGGGTCCAGCGGGCCGAGGGGGTGACCCATCTGGTGGTCGAGGACCTGATCGACTGGACCCCGATGCTGGGTCAGCTGTCGATGAGCCAGACGCCGGGATCGGGCCATGCGCCGTCGGGGGCGGGTACGGGTACGGGCACCGGTCGCGGTCGGCACCCGCGCGACGTCCGCATCCTGCCCGGATCGCGGGATTTCCACTGATCCAGAGGGATTGAGACACCGGGGTTACGCTTTCGATTCATCCTTAAGACTTGTCGGGCCTTTGCGGCCGTGCTGGTTATGCGCTCAAAGCGCGCCGGGCTGGCGCTGCATGAGGGAGTGAGCGTTTGAGCACGACGGATATGGGGGGGCTTTCGCCTCGCAAGACCTTTCTGGGACACCCCCGGGGTCTGGTGATCCTGTTCTTCACCGAGATGTGGGAGCGTTTCTCCTTCTACGGCATGCGGGCCATGCTGACGGTCTATCTGATCCAGCATTTCCTGTTCGGCCCCGAGGAGGCGCAAGGCATCTACGCCGCCTACGCGGCCCTGGTCTATCTGATGCCCGTCGTCGGCGGGCTGATCGCCGACAAGTATCTGGGATCGCGCAAGGCCGTGATCATCGGTGCCGTGCTGCTGGTGCTCGGTCACTTCACCATGGCCTTCGAGGGGACCGGCGGTCGCGAGCGGATCACCATCGGCGACACGACCTATGCGATCGAGGTCGATGGCCGGAATCAGGACCGCAAGCTGTTCGCGGTCAACGGCGCCGAGCGTGTCGAGATCGAGGTCACGCCCGAGGGCGTCAAGCGCATCGGCGCCCCGGACACCCGCACGGCACCCGCGCAGGTCGAGCCCGGCGGTGCCCCCGGCGCGCCCGTCGCGCCGGTGACGGCAGTCGAAACCCCCGCCGGCGGCTTCCCGGCCTTCACCCCCGTCGGCGGCTATTCGCTGGAGACGACGCGCGACACCCAAGTCGGCGAACCCCTGCTGTTCCTGGCCCTGTCGCTGATCATCGTCGGCGTGGGCTTCCTGAAGGCCAATATCTCGACGGTCGTGGGCGCGCTCTATGAAGAGAACGATCCCCGTCGCGACGGCGGCTTCACCATCTTCTATGTCGGCATCAATCTGGGCTCGTTCCTGGCCACGATCGCCTGTTCCTATCTCGGTTACACCTACGGCTGGGCCTACGGGTTCGGCCTGGCGGGACTGGGGATGCTGGCGGGTCTGTTGACCTTCATCCTGGGTCAGCCCTGGCTCGAGGGCCGGGGCGCGCCGCCCAACCCGGAGAAGCTCGCGGGCACCAAGGTGCTGGGCGTTCCGCTGGAGGTCGTGTTCTGGATCGGTGGCCTGGTCGCCGTCTTCCCGACCTGGCTGCTGATCCGCCGGCAC
Encoded proteins:
- a CDS encoding error-prone DNA polymerase — encoded protein: MVDARDVPVMAWSGDYAELGAMTNFSFLEGASHPGEIMFQAKSLGLAAVGVADRNTLAGMVRALMGSEDADIPLVVGCRLGFLDGSELIVFPRDRAAYGRLCRLLTLGKSEILSDPTAPTTNVVALRPDTPSATDTPERITKGETRLTFDQAVAHGEGMIALAVAPIDPDAAFEARLKTWREAWPDTLYLAAQPLWRGDDRARLNRLAAMAIRTAAPMIATNAVMYHHPDRRPLQDVLTCIREGTTIDAAGLRLQANAERFLKPTQEMARLFKGHEAALERTMEVVRACRFSLRELSYDYPDEPVPPGWSPQRWLIRLTCLGAREKWPRARGPVSTHVVRTIRKELRLVRQLKYAPYFLTVHDIVAWARDPERDILCQGRGSAANSVICFCLKITNVDPTSQNMLIERFISADRSEPPDIDVDFEHERREEVMQYVYRRYGRDRAGIVATIIHYRPRSAIRDVGKALGLTEDVTARLADTVWGSYGSEVKDRDVDRAGFRRDDPRFQMALDLTAELIKFPRHLSQHVGGYVLSQGPLCEIVPIGNAAMADRTFIEWDKDDIDHLKLMKVDVLALGMLTALKRAFDMIAVDYRRPLDLHSVPRERGKVYRMLCKGDSLGVFQVESRAQMAMLPRLRPEVFYDLVVQVAIVRPGPIQGDMVHPYLKRRAERRAAKAAGVPFVIDYPRPAPEHGPPDELKLVLDKTLGVPLFQEQAMKIAMDAATFSPSEANGLRRAMATFRHMGTIGHYETIFVGRMIARGYDPTFAQRCFDQIKGFGEYGFPESHACSFAHLVYLSAWVKCLYPEVFAACLLNSQPMGFYAPAQIVRDAVEHGVEVRHPDVNASDWDCSLERRRKGRRRALRLGLRSIDGFRRDWAERIMLVRAEAPFNDLEDLRLRAKLPPAALDRLAEADAFGSLKLSRRQGMWAAKGAPPASSAPLFEAMGLDEADGRPPEALPKLTAGEEVVGDYQTIRLSLKGHPVAFLRERLAQAGAMTALDYQAARENRRVAVGGVVLVRQRPGSAKGVVFLTLEDETGVANLVVWPDVFERLRPIAMGARMILARGRVQRAEGVTHLVVEDLIDWTPMLGQLSMSQTPGSGHAPSGAGTGTGTGRGRHPRDVRILPGSRDFH
- a CDS encoding oligopeptide:H+ symporter yields the protein MSTTDMGGLSPRKTFLGHPRGLVILFFTEMWERFSFYGMRAMLTVYLIQHFLFGPEEAQGIYAAYAALVYLMPVVGGLIADKYLGSRKAVIIGAVLLVLGHFTMAFEGTGGRERITIGDTTYAIEVDGRNQDRKLFAVNGAERVEIEVTPEGVKRIGAPDTRTAPAQVEPGGAPGAPVAPVTAVETPAGGFPAFTPVGGYSLETTRDTQVGEPLLFLALSLIIVGVGFLKANISTVVGALYEENDPRRDGGFTIFYVGINLGSFLATIACSYLGYTYGWAYGFGLAGLGMLAGLLTFILGQPWLEGRGAPPNPEKLAGTKVLGVPLEVVFWIGGLVAVFPTWLLIRRHEIIEAVLPWAAGAIFVAVVGYTITRLKGTDRSRMLVAQVLIFFSVLFWALFEQAGSSLSLFADQSTAMPSWFNVGYTQSFNPGIIILLGPLVAGLWVALGKRGLEPSTPVKFATALALVGSGFLLLAWASLNAANVDFRVPLMFLFLTYFLHTVGELFLSPVGLSMVTKLSVERVVGLMMGVWFLSSSVAHIAAGVIAKATATATVAGVVTDPALALQTYASLYNTIGWVGVGVGVLLLAISPVLKKGMAGVN